Proteins encoded together in one Aminipila butyrica window:
- a CDS encoding dimethylarginine dimethylaminohydrolase family protein, with protein sequence MKYGCQSMVEEIQAILIKRPQEAFISQEHLDENWKNFKYFGCPDYATVLKEYEVFEQIIRKHVKEVYTLPADERTGLDSIYAHDPLKITKKGAIYFPMGKELRSKEYLATKAYLESIGIPTLGEIQAPGKMEGGDVLWIDEKTVAIGRGYRTNDEGIRQFKELTKDVVEEYIIIPMPHGDGVDACLHLMSIISFVDRDKAVVYSKYMPVFFREYLIDKGITLIEADDEEYDYLGTNLLALKPGQVVFIKGCPKVQKQLEDLGVEVLTYEGKELSYRGTGGPTCLTAPLYRI encoded by the coding sequence ATGAAATATGGTTGTCAGTCCATGGTGGAAGAGATTCAGGCAATTTTAATCAAGCGGCCACAGGAGGCGTTTATCAGTCAGGAGCATCTGGATGAGAATTGGAAAAACTTTAAATATTTTGGTTGTCCCGATTATGCAACCGTGCTGAAAGAATATGAAGTCTTTGAGCAGATTATTCGCAAGCATGTAAAGGAGGTTTATACCCTGCCTGCTGATGAGAGAACTGGACTGGATTCCATTTATGCTCACGACCCGCTGAAAATAACGAAAAAAGGGGCCATCTACTTTCCTATGGGCAAAGAGCTGAGAAGCAAGGAATATCTTGCTACAAAGGCATATTTAGAGAGCATTGGCATTCCAACCTTAGGGGAGATACAAGCTCCTGGCAAAATGGAGGGCGGGGATGTTCTCTGGATTGATGAAAAGACGGTGGCCATCGGACGAGGTTACCGGACGAATGATGAAGGTATTCGTCAGTTTAAGGAACTGACCAAGGATGTGGTGGAGGAATACATAATCATACCTATGCCTCACGGAGATGGCGTAGATGCCTGTCTGCACCTGATGAGCATCATCAGTTTTGTGGACCGCGATAAGGCGGTGGTCTACTCCAAGTACATGCCGGTGTTCTTCCGAGAGTACTTAATTGACAAAGGGATTACTTTAATCGAGGCCGATGATGAGGAATACGATTACTTGGGAACGAATCTGCTGGCCTTGAAGCCGGGCCAGGTGGTCTTCATCAAAGGCTGTCCAAAGGTTCAGAAGCAATTAGAGGACTTGGGGGTAGAGGTGCTGACCTATGAAGGAAAGGAACTTTCTTATCGGGGTACTGGCGGACCGACTTGTCTGACCGCTCCTTTGTACAGAATTTAA
- a CDS encoding sigma-54 interaction domain-containing protein, with amino-acid sequence MMTNYLEKMMHIYNTMDSVLITNLEGVVEYSAIFDEKDHSIKNEGYTGKYLLDVYPELTRETSTHFRAMRTGKAVLDEVQTVTDLNGMKLTFVSNTYPIEVEGKIVGAIEGTVILAEGGKPYSKRIKEESSSVGHSLYQVEDMIGHSSRIQAVKEKILRAAEGDSTVLIVGETGTGKEIAAQAIHSHSSRRDQAFISQNCSAIPESLLESTLFGTVRGSYTGAEDRKGLLELADKGTLFLDELNSMNIELQGKILKAVEEQKIRRLGSEKERKIDVRIISAINEGVAQVLEKEKMRKDLYYRLGVFQIELPLLKERREDVPLLIQHFIQYYNKKGQRKIEECSQLAERLLMDYDWPGNVRELKNVIEYAFNMTRGRDITINNLPEHLVYDKRRKEQEASGLTGDLLGLDVALNQQGDEQGVDWETVLENGATLGALLDDYEKQILNQVLEGSASVTEAADKLGVSRQVLNYKIKKHGL; translated from the coding sequence ATGATGACAAATTACTTGGAAAAGATGATGCACATATACAATACCATGGATTCTGTCCTGATTACCAACCTGGAAGGAGTTGTGGAATATTCGGCCATCTTTGATGAAAAAGACCATTCCATTAAAAATGAGGGGTATACCGGAAAATACTTGCTGGATGTATATCCAGAACTGACTCGGGAGACCAGTACTCATTTTCGGGCTATGAGGACGGGAAAAGCCGTCCTGGATGAGGTTCAGACGGTAACCGATCTGAATGGTATGAAGCTGACTTTTGTAAGCAATACTTATCCCATTGAAGTAGAGGGGAAAATCGTTGGGGCCATCGAGGGAACGGTGATTTTGGCAGAAGGAGGGAAGCCTTACAGTAAGCGAATAAAGGAAGAAAGCAGTTCGGTTGGACATTCTCTCTATCAGGTAGAAGATATGATTGGCCACAGCAGCCGAATTCAGGCGGTCAAGGAGAAGATTCTGCGGGCGGCAGAGGGGGATTCCACCGTGCTCATTGTGGGAGAGACGGGAACTGGCAAAGAGATTGCAGCTCAGGCCATCCACAGCCACAGCAGCCGTAGAGATCAGGCTTTTATTTCCCAGAACTGCTCGGCCATCCCGGAGAGCTTGCTGGAGAGTACGCTATTTGGCACGGTGCGCGGGAGTTATACGGGAGCGGAAGACCGCAAAGGCCTTCTGGAACTGGCAGATAAGGGGACGTTATTTTTGGATGAGCTGAACTCCATGAACATTGAATTGCAAGGAAAAATCCTCAAAGCAGTGGAAGAACAAAAGATTCGTAGGTTGGGGTCGGAAAAAGAACGAAAGATTGATGTACGGATTATTTCTGCCATCAATGAAGGGGTGGCGCAGGTTCTGGAGAAGGAGAAAATGCGTAAAGACCTATATTACAGATTGGGTGTATTTCAAATTGAGCTGCCGCTGCTGAAGGAGCGGAGAGAAGATGTGCCTTTGCTCATCCAACATTTTATCCAGTATTACAATAAGAAGGGACAGCGGAAAATTGAGGAATGCAGCCAGTTAGCGGAGCGTCTGCTGATGGATTACGATTGGCCGGGAAACGTGCGGGAGTTGAAGAATGTCATCGAATATGCCTTTAATATGACCAGGGGACGGGACATCACCATCAACAATTTGCCGGAGCACTTGGTCTATGATAAGAGGCGTAAAGAGCAGGAAGCTTCTGGCTTGACAGGGGACCTTTTAGGCCTCGATGTGGCTTTGAATCAGCAAGGGGACGAGCAGGGTGTGGATTGGGAGACCGTATTGGAAAACGGTGCGACCTTGGGGGCTTTGCTGGATGACTATGAAAAGCAGATTCTCAATCAGGTGCTGGAGGGCAGCGCCAGCGTTACAGAAGCGGCGGACAAGCTGGGAGTCAGCAGACAGGTACTGAACTATAAGATAAAAAAGCATGGTCTATGA